A window of the Mucilaginibacter sp. cycad4 genome harbors these coding sequences:
- a CDS encoding uroporphyrinogen-III synthase, with the protein MEDRKKKVKSILVTLPKPENDKNPYAELAKKLNLKIDFRSFIHVEGVPAKDFRKEKINLADFSAVIFTSRNSADHFFRICEEMRFEVPVEMKYFCLSETIALYLQKYIQYRKRKIFFGKQTAADLAEVLKKHSSEKFLYPCSDVAAEETQRFLLENGYNFTPAVLFRTVCSDLSDLADVFYDVIAFFSPSSIQSLYKNFPDFKQNNTRIAAFGATTHKAVLEAGLILDIPAPTPGAPSMTMAIEQYVKLVNK; encoded by the coding sequence TTGGAAGATAGAAAGAAAAAGGTTAAAAGCATACTGGTTACTTTGCCTAAGCCCGAAAATGATAAAAATCCTTACGCCGAGCTGGCTAAAAAGCTTAACCTGAAAATTGATTTCAGATCATTTATTCATGTTGAGGGTGTGCCTGCAAAGGATTTCAGAAAAGAGAAGATCAACTTAGCCGATTTTAGCGCTGTGATCTTTACCAGTCGTAATTCGGCCGATCATTTTTTCCGCATATGCGAGGAGATGCGCTTTGAGGTGCCTGTTGAAATGAAATACTTTTGCCTTTCAGAAACCATAGCGCTTTATCTTCAAAAGTATATTCAGTACCGTAAACGTAAGATCTTTTTTGGCAAGCAAACGGCTGCCGATCTGGCAGAGGTGTTGAAAAAGCATTCGTCCGAAAAGTTCCTTTACCCATGCTCGGATGTTGCTGCTGAGGAAACCCAGCGCTTTTTGTTAGAGAACGGTTATAACTTTACCCCTGCAGTGCTTTTCCGCACGGTTTGTAGCGATCTTTCTGATCTCGCCGATGTGTTTTATGATGTTATCGCATTTTTTAGCCCATCGAGCATTCAGTCCCTGTATAAAAACTTTCCCGATTTTAAACAAAATAATACCCGGATAGCCGCTTTTGGGGCAACTACTCACAAGGCAGTGCTTGAGGCCGGCTTGATTTTGGATATACCTGCTCCAACCCCTGGTGCGCCATCAATGACAATGGCTATTGAGCAGTATGTTAAGCTTGTAAATAAGTAA
- a CDS encoding fasciclin domain-containing protein, with product MKKVLIIALSFIAITIAPKAFAQKTVGGTVMSPAKNIVQNASGSKDHTTLVNAIKSAGLAPTLSAAGPYTVFAPTNEAFAQLPAGTVDNLMKPASKANLIKLLTYHVVPGKLSSADLLTKVKEGKGKLELNTLSGGTLTVMSQGAKLYLVDEKGGKSFITIADVAQSNGLIQVVNAVLKPN from the coding sequence ATGAAAAAAGTACTTATTATCGCTTTATCGTTTATAGCTATTACCATAGCCCCAAAAGCTTTCGCCCAAAAAACTGTGGGCGGTACTGTTATGTCGCCCGCTAAAAATATCGTACAAAATGCATCCGGCTCAAAAGACCATACTACGCTGGTAAACGCTATTAAATCTGCCGGGTTGGCGCCTACTCTATCAGCAGCCGGTCCGTATACTGTTTTTGCACCTACTAATGAGGCTTTCGCGCAGCTTCCCGCAGGCACCGTTGACAACCTGATGAAACCCGCAAGCAAGGCTAATCTTATTAAACTGCTTACTTATCATGTAGTACCCGGTAAATTGAGCTCGGCCGATCTGCTAACCAAAGTAAAAGAAGGTAAAGGCAAACTGGAGCTTAACACACTGAGCGGTGGCACGCTTACTGTGATGTCGCAGGGTGCAAAACTTTATCTTGTTGACGAAAAAGGCGGCAAGTCATTCATCACCATAGCCGATGTTGCCCAAAGCAACGGCCTTATCCAGGTGGTTAATGCGGTTTTGAAACCTAATTAA
- the hemW gene encoding radical SAM family heme chaperone HemW: MAGIYIHIPFCKQACHYCDFHFSTSLKYKDEMLRALISEIKLQKGYLNGETIETIYFGGGTPSVFDGDEISRIINAVTELHTVSSAAEITLEANPDDLKPDKLKALRQTPVNRFSIGIQSFFDEDLVWMNRVHRGQEAESSVKRAQDAGFENITVDLIYGYPMLSDIKWKQNLDNVFELNVPHVSTYSMTVEPQTALAAFISKKKQPPMNEQQSAEQFTVLMDAMQAHGFEHYEISNFCKPGQYSRHNSNYWKGVKYLGIGPSAHSYNGDTRQWNIANNAKYMQALETGKLLAETEELTEANRLNEYIMTSLRTIWGLDLARLNQIAKGASDELLKAASEYFDREWIIQKDNVIYLSATGKLYADHIASGLFF, encoded by the coding sequence ATGGCCGGCATTTACATCCATATCCCCTTTTGCAAGCAAGCTTGCCATTATTGCGACTTCCATTTCAGCACATCGTTAAAGTACAAAGATGAAATGCTGCGTGCTTTGATCAGTGAAATCAAACTGCAAAAAGGTTACCTCAACGGTGAAACCATCGAAACCATTTACTTTGGCGGCGGCACCCCTTCTGTTTTTGATGGCGATGAAATAAGCAGGATCATCAATGCGGTTACCGAACTCCATACCGTATCATCCGCGGCCGAAATAACGCTGGAGGCTAACCCCGATGACCTGAAACCCGACAAACTAAAAGCCCTTAGACAAACGCCGGTTAACCGCTTCAGCATAGGGATCCAGTCGTTTTTTGATGAGGACCTGGTTTGGATGAACCGTGTACACCGCGGCCAGGAAGCCGAATCATCTGTAAAGCGGGCCCAGGACGCCGGGTTTGAAAACATTACCGTCGACCTGATCTACGGCTATCCCATGCTTAGTGATATCAAATGGAAGCAAAACCTGGATAATGTGTTTGAGCTTAACGTTCCGCATGTATCCACCTACTCTATGACGGTTGAACCTCAAACCGCGCTGGCGGCTTTTATCAGCAAAAAAAAACAGCCCCCCATGAACGAGCAACAAAGCGCCGAGCAATTTACGGTGCTCATGGATGCCATGCAGGCACACGGGTTTGAACATTATGAAATCTCCAACTTTTGCAAGCCCGGTCAATACTCCCGCCATAATTCTAACTACTGGAAAGGGGTAAAATATTTAGGCATCGGCCCTTCGGCCCATTCTTATAACGGCGATACCCGGCAGTGGAACATCGCTAACAACGCGAAATATATGCAGGCGCTTGAAACCGGAAAACTATTGGCCGAAACCGAGGAGCTAACCGAAGCTAACCGCCTGAACGAATATATCATGACCTCATTACGCACCATTTGGGGACTTGATTTAGCCAGGCTCAACCAGATAGCCAAAGGTGCATCAGACGAATTACTCAAAGCTGCCTCTGAATATTTCGACAGGGAATGGATTATACAAAAAGATAATGTTATTTATCTTAGTGCAACAGGAAAACTGTATGCTGATCATATAGCCTCCGGATTATTTTTCTAA
- a CDS encoding DUF4271 domain-containing protein, producing MRIHLVVWCCLLFLLNCAAAFAQQDSTVADTPLKSPVRAFRPGNSVLDSVANAMQNRDKFIADSVAMRYLRVPDAAMRAEYADSVFARELYHGYGFLDLHSRSKSRVMEGHNRPSRDPWVIVIIVAMLLYTAILNLALSKDVSNVFTSFYSKRVLSIAGKEESPVSSWAFLGLFLLFCATFGLFLYQLAAYKGVYYKIAGSGLFTFLTIVIIVLFSLKFLILKFLGFVFDINKLVSEYLNILHLTYFNIAFVFLPVVICFSLLGAQYIPVLLTATLIIIIIIFIWQYIRSSVNIISTIRFHKFYLFTYLCALEICPVLILIKALNIKI from the coding sequence TTGAGGATACATTTGGTTGTTTGGTGCTGCCTGCTTTTTTTGTTGAATTGTGCTGCCGCCTTTGCGCAACAGGATTCAACGGTGGCTGATACGCCTTTAAAATCACCTGTACGCGCTTTCCGCCCCGGTAATTCGGTGCTTGATTCGGTGGCAAACGCCATGCAAAACAGGGATAAATTTATCGCCGACTCTGTTGCTATGCGTTACCTCAGGGTGCCCGATGCAGCCATGCGTGCTGAATATGCCGATAGCGTTTTTGCCCGCGAATTGTACCATGGCTACGGCTTTCTTGACCTTCATTCCCGGTCAAAGAGTAGGGTAATGGAGGGGCATAACCGCCCCTCGCGTGATCCCTGGGTTATAGTGATCATTGTTGCCATGCTGTTATATACAGCCATCCTTAACCTTGCCCTGAGTAAGGATGTAAGTAACGTATTTACCTCTTTTTACAGCAAACGCGTACTTTCAATAGCCGGCAAAGAAGAGAGCCCGGTTAGTTCGTGGGCCTTCCTGGGCTTGTTTTTGTTATTTTGCGCTACGTTCGGTTTGTTTTTATATCAACTGGCTGCGTACAAAGGTGTTTATTATAAAATAGCAGGAAGCGGCCTGTTTACTTTTCTTACCATCGTTATTATTGTATTATTTTCGCTTAAGTTTTTAATACTCAAGTTTTTAGGATTTGTGTTTGATATTAATAAGCTGGTGAGCGAATACCTTAATATCCTGCATCTTACCTATTTTAACATTGCGTTTGTTTTTTTACCGGTGGTTATTTGTTTTAGTCTCCTTGGCGCGCAATACATTCCGGTATTACTTACAGCTACACTTATTATAATCATCATAATTTTTATATGGCAATACATCAGGAGCAGCGTAAATATAATTTCTACCATTCGATTTCATAAGTTTTATTTATTTACGTATCTTTGTGCCCTCGAAATTTGCCCTGTTTTGATTTTAATAAAGGCATTGAATATTAAAATTTAG
- the gldL gene encoding gliding motility protein GldL produces MAGKKKPYGIGNIVSWGATVVIIGLMFKILHWPGATYWIAGGLITEAILFFILGFQREDKEINWARVYPELNEDFQGELPKATVRGGGNAGPSTTAALDKMMEDAKIGPELVRSLGDGLRTFGDKVAAISRVTDAGEATVAFTSKVKDATASYEKLSVSFEKASANLTEMANSNVDSKAYHDQVTQLAKNLSALNAVYELELQDSSAHLKSMNKFYQNLSLTMNNFNESMDDSKQFKEEVGRLAKNLASLNAIYGNMLTAMNQPRV; encoded by the coding sequence ATGGCTGGAAAGAAAAAACCTTACGGAATAGGCAACATCGTATCATGGGGTGCTACTGTGGTGATTATAGGGTTGATGTTTAAGATTTTGCATTGGCCCGGTGCTACTTACTGGATAGCAGGGGGACTTATAACCGAGGCTATACTGTTTTTTATATTAGGGTTTCAGAGAGAAGATAAAGAAATTAACTGGGCACGTGTATATCCTGAATTAAATGAGGATTTTCAGGGCGAACTTCCAAAAGCAACTGTAAGAGGCGGTGGTAATGCAGGCCCTTCAACAACTGCTGCCTTGGATAAAATGATGGAAGATGCAAAAATTGGCCCCGAACTGGTACGGAGCCTTGGCGACGGTTTACGTACATTTGGTGATAAGGTAGCCGCTATATCACGCGTAACCGATGCGGGGGAAGCTACTGTAGCTTTTACAAGCAAAGTTAAAGATGCAACTGCAAGCTATGAAAAACTAAGTGTTTCTTTTGAAAAGGCATCGGCTAACTTAACAGAAATGGCTAATTCAAATGTTGATTCAAAAGCTTACCATGACCAGGTTACCCAATTAGCTAAAAACCTGTCGGCACTTAACGCGGTTTACGAATTGGAATTACAGGATTCAAGCGCGCACTTAAAATCAATGAATAAATTTTACCAAAACCTTTCGCTTACCATGAACAACTTTAATGAATCAATGGATGATTCAAAACAGTTTAAGGAAGAGGTAGGGCGTTTGGCTAAAAACCTGGCATCATTAAACGCCATTTATGGTAACATGCTTACAGCTATGAACCAGCCGCGTGTTTAA
- a CDS encoding phytanoyl-CoA dioxygenase family protein: MMKTENATMTMATTPANAHKEIPGNPSTAKSSQIRLNERLNNEPLKVLSEADWQFWIENGYVIIKNAVPKVQAEKLANYLWQYEDKDANDTSTWYKRPNAQMQMSELNNTGMVEIYNQQFMWDNRQYPKVHAAFADIWGTEKLWVTIDRANLNFPLRPGFEYKGFIHWDYDPETKPQNVQGVLALADQTDENMGGFQCIPELYRTYDTWKLTQPGGRDHYKPDTTGFEIVKVKLEAGDLLIFNSLQPHGIRPNTSTDKVRIAQYISMMPAQEDNEELRQWRINSWQSREAMQGYAFPGDPLEREKKNPVADLSDLGKKLLGLERW, translated from the coding sequence ATGATGAAGACCGAAAATGCAACCATGACCATGGCAACCACGCCGGCGAATGCACATAAAGAGATCCCCGGTAATCCGTCGACCGCTAAATCAAGCCAGATCCGCCTGAATGAACGCCTTAACAATGAACCGCTAAAAGTGCTTAGCGAGGCCGATTGGCAATTTTGGATAGAGAATGGTTACGTGATCATCAAAAATGCAGTGCCTAAGGTGCAAGCTGAAAAATTAGCTAATTATCTATGGCAATATGAAGATAAGGATGCCAATGATACAAGTACCTGGTATAAAAGGCCCAATGCGCAAATGCAAATGAGTGAGCTGAACAACACCGGCATGGTTGAAATTTATAACCAGCAGTTTATGTGGGATAACCGGCAATATCCTAAAGTACATGCTGCTTTTGCCGATATCTGGGGTACCGAAAAGCTATGGGTAACTATTGACAGGGCCAATCTGAATTTTCCGCTACGGCCCGGCTTTGAGTATAAAGGTTTTATTCACTGGGATTACGACCCGGAAACCAAACCTCAAAATGTGCAGGGCGTTTTGGCTCTTGCCGATCAGACTGATGAAAACATGGGTGGCTTTCAATGTATCCCGGAACTATATCGTACATACGATACCTGGAAATTAACCCAACCCGGAGGTAGGGATCATTATAAGCCTGATACCACCGGTTTTGAAATCGTAAAAGTAAAACTGGAAGCAGGTGACCTGCTGATATTTAACAGTTTGCAGCCGCATGGTATAAGACCTAATACCAGTACAGATAAAGTGCGTATTGCGCAGTATATATCCATGATGCCCGCCCAGGAAGATAATGAAGAGCTGAGGCAATGGCGCATTAACAGCTGGCAAAGCCGTGAGGCCATGCAGGGCTACGCTTTTCCGGGCGATCCGCTGGAACGGGAAAAGAAAAATCCGGTTGCTGATCTTAGCGACCTGGGTAAAAAGCTTTTGGGATTGGAGAGGTGGTAG
- a CDS encoding cupin-like domain-containing protein, which produces MSITLTPIDSVDNISKEDFVNNYLNPRKPLIIRKATERWPALQKWTFEYLKEVVGDKTVPLYNSSKADPSKAINASASEMKFGDYIDLIQKQPTDLRIFLFDPIKHAPKLLEDYRSPSDLMGGFLDKYPNMFFGGAGSVTFLHYDIDLAHIFHTHFNGRKHVMLFDQKWTERLYCIPFATYALEDYDIEKPDFTKFPALDGIQGQEAILEHGDTLFMPTGYWHWMKYLTGSFSISLRAWDKSWSIKAKSLYNLTVQRKFDNMMKARFKKDYMDWKENLAIKRANNALVAGRP; this is translated from the coding sequence ATGAGTATAACGCTTACACCTATTGACAGTGTAGACAATATAAGCAAGGAGGATTTTGTTAACAATTACTTAAATCCGCGCAAACCGCTTATTATCCGCAAAGCGACTGAACGCTGGCCCGCCCTGCAAAAATGGACTTTTGAATACCTGAAAGAGGTAGTTGGAGATAAAACCGTTCCGCTTTATAATAGTTCAAAGGCCGATCCTTCCAAAGCTATCAACGCCTCGGCCAGCGAAATGAAGTTCGGCGATTATATTGATCTTATTCAAAAACAGCCCACCGATTTAAGAATTTTCCTGTTCGACCCAATTAAGCATGCCCCAAAACTGCTGGAAGATTACCGTTCCCCCTCTGATTTAATGGGCGGTTTTCTGGATAAATACCCTAATATGTTTTTTGGAGGCGCCGGTTCCGTAACATTTTTACATTACGACATCGACCTTGCACACATTTTCCATACACATTTTAATGGCCGCAAACATGTAATGCTGTTCGATCAGAAATGGACAGAACGCCTGTATTGCATTCCATTTGCCACCTATGCATTGGAAGATTATGACATTGAAAAGCCGGATTTCACTAAATTCCCGGCACTTGACGGCATTCAGGGACAGGAAGCAATTTTAGAGCATGGCGATACCCTGTTTATGCCAACCGGTTACTGGCACTGGATGAAATACCTCACGGGTTCGTTTTCCATTTCCTTGCGTGCCTGGGATAAGTCATGGTCTATAAAAGCTAAAAGCCTGTATAACTTAACAGTACAGCGCAAGTTTGATAACATGATGAAAGCCCGCTTTAAAAAGGATTATATGGATTGGAAAGAGAACCTGGCTATCAAACGTGCCAATAATGCCCTTGTTGCAGGCAGACCATAA
- the gldM gene encoding gliding motility protein GldM, with protein MAGGKETPRQRMIGILYLVLLGLIALNVPDSLLDAFKNITNSLDASTRNVNTGLQNTYSAFEATKLKEQAERAKPIYDKAKQASAIAAELNTYIEQLKAKLIQEGGGINPEIDDVDARDNLDISPRIMINQRNGEKLKAKIDETRQRLLVALGKDSVGVQFSLNTVAPKPHGDVRKSWQEANFGDGIPLGAALTTLAKIEADNKNAENEVVKKLLGKIDQAQVTLDKFSAVVVAPSSYVIAGQPYTAQIFLTAYDSKSNPDITVNGSRVSVTDGKGNYTITASGEGKHTIDGFITVKNNTTGKNDSYPFKQEYTVARPSAVISPDKMNVLYIGVPNPISVSAPGVAASDLNVHFSGAGSLSGSGGHYTATVSSIGRATISVSGAKGAVLGSTEFRIKRIPDPKPQFAGKSGGNTSSANIRAQDRLFAQLDNFDFDAKFNVTHFTMLVVKPRQDAIILSGSGGELTGAMHSALNTVTPGTTVIFKDIVAVGPDHSPRSLDPIVLSAN; from the coding sequence ATGGCCGGAGGTAAGGAAACCCCAAGACAGCGAATGATAGGTATACTATACCTGGTACTATTGGGCCTCATTGCCCTTAACGTACCGGATAGCCTGTTGGACGCGTTTAAGAATATTACAAACAGTTTAGATGCATCAACCAGAAATGTTAATACTGGCTTGCAAAACACATATAGCGCTTTTGAGGCTACAAAATTGAAGGAGCAAGCTGAAAGGGCGAAACCAATTTATGATAAGGCTAAACAGGCAAGTGCTATAGCTGCAGAACTAAATACCTACATTGAACAGCTGAAAGCAAAGCTGATTCAGGAAGGCGGCGGGATTAACCCCGAAATTGATGACGTTGATGCCCGTGATAACCTGGACATATCGCCCCGTATCATGATCAATCAGAGAAATGGCGAAAAGCTGAAAGCTAAAATTGATGAAACCCGCCAAAGGTTATTGGTAGCCTTAGGTAAAGACAGCGTAGGCGTACAGTTTTCACTGAATACCGTAGCTCCTAAACCGCATGGTGATGTTAGAAAATCATGGCAGGAAGCTAACTTTGGCGATGGTATACCTTTAGGCGCGGCCCTCACTACTTTAGCCAAAATTGAAGCTGATAACAAAAACGCCGAAAACGAAGTAGTTAAGAAATTATTAGGTAAAATTGATCAGGCACAGGTTACGCTTGATAAATTCAGTGCAGTAGTGGTGGCTCCAAGCAGCTATGTGATAGCCGGACAACCATACACTGCCCAGATTTTTTTAACTGCTTACGATTCAAAATCAAACCCTGATATTACTGTTAATGGCAGCAGGGTATCTGTTACCGATGGTAAGGGTAATTATACCATTACAGCAAGCGGCGAAGGAAAGCATACTATAGATGGTTTTATCACGGTTAAAAATAACACAACCGGTAAAAATGATTCTTATCCTTTTAAGCAGGAGTACACGGTTGCAAGGCCTTCGGCAGTTATTTCTCCTGATAAAATGAACGTACTTTATATCGGCGTACCAAATCCTATTTCAGTATCTGCGCCTGGTGTAGCAGCCAGCGACTTAAACGTGCATTTTAGCGGCGCCGGTTCTCTTAGCGGTTCGGGCGGGCATTATACGGCTACGGTAAGCAGCATAGGCAGAGCTACGATTTCTGTTAGCGGTGCCAAAGGAGCGGTATTAGGCTCAACGGAGTTCCGTATCAAAAGGATCCCTGACCCTAAGCCGCAGTTTGCAGGTAAAAGCGGTGGTAACACCAGTTCGGCCAATATCAGGGCACAAGACCGGCTTTTTGCCCAGTTGGATAACTTTGACTTTGATGCTAAATTTAATGTAACGCACTTTACTATGCTGGTTGTAAAGCCGCGCCAGGACGCCATTATTTTATCAGGCTCGGGCGGTGAATTAACCGGTGCTATGCATAGTGCTTTAAATACGGTTACACCAGGAACTACTGTTATATTTAAGGATATCGTTGCGGTAGGTCCTGACCATTCACCACGGTCGCTTGACCCGATTGTATTATCCGCAAATTAA
- a CDS encoding AraC family transcriptional regulator has product MDKIQLEKINFEPGKSFKLFSPRLRNTFLWHYHPEYELVYVEADAGIRHVGSHISGYTQHDLVLIGSNLPHLNFDYRLRSEYHQIVVQLKEDFMGTAIGITPEFSAIEQLFKKAANGIAFYGDTRTTAMRKLKLLPGMDSFQQLLGLMEIFNILAGSKEFTILNNDEPNLQFFLKDKIRMGAVYEYIGSNYNLKPDVNVVAAKVNFTTAAFCRYFKKQTKMTFTDFVNQYRVDVAKNLLMQDKNVTETCYAVGFESLSYFNKLFNKIVGKNPSDFKRDWLVKD; this is encoded by the coding sequence ATGGATAAGATCCAGTTAGAGAAGATTAATTTTGAACCTGGTAAATCGTTCAAACTCTTTTCGCCCCGGCTTCGCAACACTTTTCTTTGGCATTATCACCCCGAATATGAATTGGTTTATGTGGAGGCCGATGCAGGGATCAGGCACGTAGGTTCACATATCTCAGGATATACCCAACATGACCTGGTACTTATAGGCAGTAACCTGCCCCACCTCAACTTTGATTACCGGCTGCGGAGCGAATATCACCAGATAGTGGTGCAGCTAAAAGAAGATTTCATGGGAACTGCAATAGGCATCACTCCCGAATTTTCGGCCATTGAGCAGCTTTTCAAAAAGGCCGCCAACGGTATTGCTTTTTATGGCGATACCAGGACTACGGCAATGCGAAAACTGAAACTTTTACCTGGTATGGATTCTTTTCAGCAATTATTGGGATTAATGGAAATCTTTAATATCCTGGCCGGTTCAAAAGAATTTACGATTTTAAACAATGACGAACCGAACCTGCAGTTCTTTTTAAAAGATAAGATCAGGATGGGGGCCGTTTATGAATATATCGGCAGCAATTACAATCTTAAACCCGATGTAAATGTAGTGGCGGCTAAAGTGAACTTTACCACAGCAGCCTTTTGCCGCTATTTTAAAAAACAAACTAAAATGACCTTCACCGATTTCGTGAACCAATACCGTGTTGATGTAGCCAAAAACCTGCTCATGCAGGATAAAAACGTTACTGAAACCTGTTACGCTGTAGGATTTGAAAGCTTATCATATTTTAATAAGCTCTTTAATAAAATAGTTGGCAAAAACCCATCTGATTTTAAGCGGGACTGGCTTGTTAAGGATTGA
- a CDS encoding cupin-like domain-containing protein: MCFILNPIDTVENISPEDFKKNYLDPRRPLVIKGLTKSWPAREKWTPEYLKQVVGNKVVPLYDNSKADPSKPINSSATEMPFDEYIDLIRSKPTELRIFFFNIFKQAPQLLDDIVLPKDLMGGFLESMPAMFFGGSNSVTFLHYDIDLPHIFHTHFGGRKHVILFENKWKRRLYCIPNATYALEDYDVLNPDVKKFPALDGVEGIEVFLEHGDTLFMPTGYWHWMKYVDGSYSLSLRAWDASISRKAASLYNLAIKGGVDSALKMVFKGKYAKYREGLAVKWANRELAAGKPF, encoded by the coding sequence ATGTGCTTCATTCTTAACCCGATCGATACGGTTGAAAATATTTCTCCCGAAGACTTTAAGAAGAATTATTTAGACCCTCGTCGCCCGCTGGTTATCAAGGGGCTCACCAAAAGCTGGCCCGCCCGCGAAAAATGGACACCCGAATATTTAAAGCAGGTTGTTGGCAATAAAGTAGTGCCACTGTATGATAACTCAAAGGCCGATCCTTCAAAACCCATCAATTCGTCGGCAACTGAAATGCCCTTTGATGAATATATAGACCTCATCCGCAGTAAACCAACCGAGTTAAGGATCTTTTTCTTTAACATATTTAAACAAGCGCCACAGCTTTTGGATGATATCGTATTACCCAAGGACTTGATGGGCGGCTTTTTGGAAAGCATGCCGGCCATGTTTTTCGGCGGTTCAAACTCGGTTACCTTTTTACATTACGATATCGATCTTCCGCATATTTTCCACACTCATTTTGGAGGTCGTAAGCATGTGATCCTGTTTGAAAACAAGTGGAAACGCCGCCTGTACTGTATCCCTAATGCAACGTATGCTTTGGAGGATTATGATGTATTAAACCCTGATGTTAAAAAGTTCCCGGCGCTTGACGGTGTAGAAGGCATTGAAGTTTTCCTGGAGCATGGCGATACACTGTTTATGCCCACCGGCTATTGGCATTGGATGAAATATGTTGATGGTTCATACTCTTTAAGCCTTCGCGCATGGGATGCCAGCATAAGCCGTAAAGCGGCAAGCCTGTACAATCTGGCCATCAAAGGCGGGGTTGACAGCGCACTAAAAATGGTATTTAAAGGCAAATATGCTAAATACCGCGAAGGCCTTGCCGTTAAATGGGCTAACCGGGAGTTGGCTGCGGGGAAACCTTTTTGA
- a CDS encoding SUMF1/EgtB/PvdO family nonheme iron enzyme — protein sequence MKQIYFLIVVLAGGVLSGCGRGGGDRGEVVGVPARSFRAEVPYGMVYIPGGSFLMGQTDQDVTFAQIAQTKQVTVSPFFMDQTETSNSQYKMFVNWVRDSIAITNYINDNKYFIQPKGGAGNNNGGKKFINWDFVKKNPIWSSKGNQANNTQKLQGMYYQGDDRVFDRNEVDVRLLKYNYALFTLRDAADHHNDKTKHRSDFIVRDTVAVYPDTLVWLSDFSYAANEPMVESYFSHPAFRNYPVVGVTWRQARAYSVWRTRYNDAYKDKRHLPHRAPYSLPTEAEFEYAARGGRIGTDYPWGGPYIKNAKGCLLANFKPGRGNYTDDGGAYTVPVRSYFPNDYGLYNMAGNVAEWTLSAFDESASTFVHDLAPTFNYEAKSTDPEILKRKVVRGGSWKDIGYFLQNSTRTYEYQDTAKSYIGFRCVTKYLGRDITDKR from the coding sequence ATGAAGCAGATCTACTTTTTAATAGTTGTTTTAGCAGGTGGTGTATTAAGTGGTTGTGGCCGCGGAGGTGGTGACCGGGGAGAAGTTGTAGGGGTTCCTGCAAGATCATTCAGGGCCGAAGTGCCTTACGGAATGGTTTATATTCCGGGTGGCAGTTTCCTCATGGGGCAAACTGATCAGGATGTAACCTTTGCCCAGATAGCCCAAACTAAACAGGTTACTGTTTCTCCGTTTTTTATGGATCAAACCGAAACCAGCAACAGTCAGTATAAAATGTTTGTGAACTGGGTCCGCGATTCAATAGCCATTACCAATTATATCAACGATAATAAGTATTTCATTCAGCCCAAAGGTGGCGCCGGTAATAATAATGGCGGTAAAAAATTCATCAACTGGGATTTTGTAAAGAAAAACCCTATCTGGAGCAGCAAAGGCAACCAGGCAAACAATACTCAAAAATTGCAGGGTATGTACTACCAGGGCGATGACCGTGTGTTTGACCGCAATGAGGTTGACGTGCGCTTACTTAAATATAACTACGCTTTGTTTACCCTGCGCGATGCTGCGGATCATCATAACGATAAAACAAAACATCGTTCCGATTTCATTGTTCGAGATACCGTAGCGGTATATCCGGATACGCTTGTTTGGTTAAGCGATTTTTCATATGCTGCTAATGAGCCTATGGTTGAAAGTTATTTTTCACATCCTGCATTCCGTAACTACCCTGTTGTAGGGGTAACCTGGCGGCAGGCGAGAGCTTACAGCGTATGGCGTACCCGCTATAATGACGCTTATAAAGATAAACGCCATTTACCTCACCGTGCACCTTACAGCTTGCCTACAGAAGCTGAGTTTGAATACGCGGCACGCGGCGGCAGAATTGGAACTGATTATCCGTGGGGAGGGCCATATATTAAAAATGCAAAAGGCTGCTTATTGGCAAACTTTAAGCCCGGGCGTGGTAACTATACTGATGATGGCGGCGCTTATACTGTGCCGGTCCGTTCATATTTCCCTAACGATTATGGCTTGTATAATATGGCAGGTAACGTAGCCGAATGGACATTATCTGCTTTTGACGAATCAGCGTCGACATTTGTGCATGACCTTGCACCAACATTTAACTACGAAGCCAAATCTACCGACCCCGAAATATTGAAACGTAAAGTTGTACGCGGCGGCTCATGGAAAGATATTGGATATTTTCTTCAAAACTCAACCCGAACCTACGAATATCAGGATACCGCTAAATCATATATCGGTTTCCGCTGCGTTACCAAGTATTTGGGACGCGACATTACAGATAAACGCTAA